GCGGCGGCATCCCGGCCCCGGGCTCGACGAACCCGCCCACCACGAGCTTGTCGTCGGGTTGGCGCACGAGGACCAGGGCGCCGCTGCCATGACCGACGAACGTGTCCACCACGCCCTGGTTGCCGAAGTTGGTGTCGGGGGTGCCATTGACGTTCAGTCGACGCAGCGAGATGTGGGAGGGGTCAGTGCGTGACAGGAGCGTGCCGGGCACCACGATTCGACCGTCGGGGACCACGATCGCCTGTCCGAGGTCGAAGTTGGGACCGAAGGTCACCACGCCGTTGGTGCCGAAGGACGCGTCGATGTCGCCGGGGCGACACGCGACCAACAACACCGCCGCTATCGCCAGCACCGCAAGCAGACGCACCCGCCTCATCGTCATCCGTGCGCTCCCGCATGAGGCCAACGCCCGTGTGCGCCCGGCCAACGTTCCCGCCATGGCATCCGCCTCATGTGGGCCGCACGGTGACCGACACCGAGGAGGTGTTGACGGCGGTGTTGGGATCGACCTCGTTGGCCGTGACCATCGCGGTATTGGTGAGGACCCCCCGGCCGCGCGGCTTGACCACCAGGGTGATGGTGGCGGAGGCACCCGACGCCAACGCCCCCAGCGAGCACGTGACGCTCGTGCCGCCGTCCCACGCGCAGGACCCGGTGCTCGTCGTCACGCGACGGAACTGCACCCCGCCCGGCAGCGCGTTGGGCCAGGCGTCCTGCAACTGCACGTTGGTGGCCGGGAGCGGCCCGTGGTTGGTGGCGGTGAGCGTCCAGGTGAGCGGCTTCCCGGTCATCACTGGGTTGGGCGTGGCGGTAAGACCCAGCGCGAGGTCCGCACCCGAAGCCTCGTAGACGCCCTGGTCGATCGCGGCCCCGACGATGCGGGGGTTGCCGTCGAGGTCGAAGGGTGTGAGGCCGAGCGCGATGCTGTCGCCCGCGTCGATCGAGGGTGACGCGCCGCGTAGGTGATAGNNNNNNNNNNNNNNNNNNNNNNNNNNNNNNCGGAGATGTTGCCGTTGGTGCCCGGGCTGGACGCGCAGTTCCCCTCGAAGCCGGGGCGGTCGGGCGTGAAACCGTCGTTGGCGATGAGTTGCGGGGGCGTGGACTCGTAGAGGGGGTCGCAGAACGCCGCGGCGAAGCCGGGGGCGCCCACGAGCACGTTGCTGATCGCTTGGGCGGCACTGCTGTGCAGTGTGAAGTGCAGCGCCGAACCCAACGTGTTGTCCGCGATCGTGTTGTTTACGAACCGCAGCCCCGCCACCGCGCCGAAGACGAAGGCACCACCATGCACGTTCCTGGCGATGAGGTTCTGGACGACGCTCACCCGCGAGAAGCTGGAGAGCCACATGCCCCC
Above is a genomic segment from Actinomycetota bacterium containing:
- a CDS encoding DUF11 domain-containing protein translates to MDAGDSIALGLTPFDLDGNPRIVGAAIDQGVYEASGADLALGLTATPNPVMTGKPLTWTLTATNHGPLPATNVQLQDAWPNALPGGVQFRRVTTSTGSCAWDGGTSVTCSLGALASGASATITLVVKPRGRGVLTNTAMVTANEVDPNTAVNTSSVSVTVRPT
- a CDS encoding right-handed parallel beta-helix repeat-containing protein, whose translation is MESGGIGGGVFISGYPNYRAEIRRNTIARNANDYGGGIGTISAGLAVVRDNAIADNVGGLQGGGMWLSSFSRVSVVQNLIARNVHGGAFVFGAVAGLRFVNNTIADNTLGSALHFTLHSSAAQAISNVLVGAPGFAAAFCDPLYESTPPQLIANDGFTPDRPGFEGNCASSPGTNGNIS